A genomic segment from Nicotiana tabacum cultivar K326 chromosome 7, ASM71507v2, whole genome shotgun sequence encodes:
- the LOC107784866 gene encoding E3 ubiquitin-protein ligase RFI2 isoform X1 — protein MGLDDVDLPDDGDGGGGGEDKASAVACSICLEAVTDNGDRSWAKLQCGHRFHLDCIGSAFNIKGQMQCPNCRKIEKGQWLYAGGCRPLPEFNMDDWAHDEDLYDLSYAEMSFGVHWCPFSGLTRLPSSFEVEEQVHTPPSFEHVSQLRLDQVQVGASEGDLSSSAYHDLLGQHAIFAEHTAVSSAAHPCPYVAYVGIHPSSSNSSGSINDGPNFNNHWNSPSVPSEMPASYAFPGMDVHYHSWDHHSSSFPVTSSRVGTADQSLIPSVTQRAARTNADIPRPGSFVPPFLVSHGSAARAGSSVASPMIPPYPGSAARTRDRVQALQAYFQQPSNSPAVRAPVMSATRRSSSHRGMAQVGPVASSSDQAGGFYFYPSGSSGRNFQEAENPVSNRYWEREHLPDFPLSQVDRDPIWGPFHHTGVGSDTGSRSGSYRPRHGSWRMPSQNRS, from the exons ATGGGATTAGATGATGTGGATCTTCCGGACGACGGTGACGGAGGCGGTGGAGGAGAAGATAAGGCATCGGCGGTTGCGTGTTCGATTTGCCTAGAAGCTGTTACCGACAATGGAGATAGATCTTGGGCTAAACTCCAATGTGGCCATCGATTTCACCTCG ATTGCATTGGTTCTGCCTTTAACATCAAGGGACAAATGCAGTGTCCCAACTGTCGGAAAATTGAGAAAGGTCAATGGCTTTATGCCGGTGGTTGTCGTCCCCTACCTGAGTTCAACATGGATGATTGGGCCCATGATGAAGACCTATATGATCTGAGCTACGCCGAAATG TCATTTGGAGTTCACTGGTGTCCTTTTAGTGGATTAACTCGGCTGCCATCGTCTTTTGA GGTAGAGGAGCAGGTTCACACTCCTCCAAGTTTCGAACATGTGAGCCAACTAAGGCTGGACCAAGTTCAAGTGGGAGCAAG tgAAGGGGATCTTTCATCTAGTGCAT ATCATGATCTTCTCGGTCAGCATGCTATATTTGCTGAACACACGGCTGTATCATCTGCTGCTCATCCATGCCCATATGTTGCCTATGTTGGAATTCACCCATCATCCTCAAATTCGAGTGGAAGTATCAATGATGGTCCTAATTTCAACAATCATTGGAATAGTCCATCTGTTCCCAGTGAGATGCCTGCTTCTTATGCTTTCCCAGGAATGGATGTGCATTATCATAGTTGGGACCATCATTCATCTTCTTTCCCTGTGACAAGCAGTCGTGTTGGTACTGCTGATCAGTCCTTGATTCCCTCTGTTACTCAGAGAGCTGCCAGAACCAATGCAGATATCCCAAGACCAGGATCGTTTGTCCCTCCATTCCTTGTTAGTCACGG TTCTGCTGCTAGAGCTGGAAGTTCAGTTGCCTCACCAATGATACCTCCTTATCCTGGAAGCGCAGCTCGGACCCGTGACCGCGTTCAGGCTCTTCAAGCATATTTTCAGCAACCAAGTAATTCACCAGCTGTACGTGCTCCTGTTATGTCTGCTACGAGACGATCCAGCAGTCATAGAGGGATGGCTCAAGTAGGGCCAGTTGCCTCATCATCTGATCAGGCCGGTGGCTTCTACTTCTATCCTTCAGGTTCTTCAGGAAGAAACTTTCAAGAAGCAGAAAATCCTGTATCCAACAGATATTGGGAACGGGAACACTTGCCTGACTTCCCCTTGAGTCAGGTTGACAGAGATCCTATTTGGGGACCCTTTCATCACACTGGTGTTGGGTCTGATACTGGTAGCCGATCTGGCAGCTACCGCCCGAGGCATGGATCTTGGAGGATGCCATCCCAGAATCGGTCATGA
- the LOC107784866 gene encoding E3 ubiquitin-protein ligase RFI2 isoform X2: MGLDDVDLPDDGDGGGGGEDKASAVACSICLEAVTDNGDRSWAKLQCGHRFHLDCIGSAFNIKGQMQCPNCRKIEKGQWLYAGGCRPLPEFNMDDWAHDEDLYDLSYAEMSFGVHWCPFSGLTRLPSSFDEGDLSSSAYHDLLGQHAIFAEHTAVSSAAHPCPYVAYVGIHPSSSNSSGSINDGPNFNNHWNSPSVPSEMPASYAFPGMDVHYHSWDHHSSSFPVTSSRVGTADQSLIPSVTQRAARTNADIPRPGSFVPPFLVSHGSAARAGSSVASPMIPPYPGSAARTRDRVQALQAYFQQPSNSPAVRAPVMSATRRSSSHRGMAQVGPVASSSDQAGGFYFYPSGSSGRNFQEAENPVSNRYWEREHLPDFPLSQVDRDPIWGPFHHTGVGSDTGSRSGSYRPRHGSWRMPSQNRS, encoded by the exons ATGGGATTAGATGATGTGGATCTTCCGGACGACGGTGACGGAGGCGGTGGAGGAGAAGATAAGGCATCGGCGGTTGCGTGTTCGATTTGCCTAGAAGCTGTTACCGACAATGGAGATAGATCTTGGGCTAAACTCCAATGTGGCCATCGATTTCACCTCG ATTGCATTGGTTCTGCCTTTAACATCAAGGGACAAATGCAGTGTCCCAACTGTCGGAAAATTGAGAAAGGTCAATGGCTTTATGCCGGTGGTTGTCGTCCCCTACCTGAGTTCAACATGGATGATTGGGCCCATGATGAAGACCTATATGATCTGAGCTACGCCGAAATG TCATTTGGAGTTCACTGGTGTCCTTTTAGTGGATTAACTCGGCTGCCATCGTCTTTTGA tgAAGGGGATCTTTCATCTAGTGCAT ATCATGATCTTCTCGGTCAGCATGCTATATTTGCTGAACACACGGCTGTATCATCTGCTGCTCATCCATGCCCATATGTTGCCTATGTTGGAATTCACCCATCATCCTCAAATTCGAGTGGAAGTATCAATGATGGTCCTAATTTCAACAATCATTGGAATAGTCCATCTGTTCCCAGTGAGATGCCTGCTTCTTATGCTTTCCCAGGAATGGATGTGCATTATCATAGTTGGGACCATCATTCATCTTCTTTCCCTGTGACAAGCAGTCGTGTTGGTACTGCTGATCAGTCCTTGATTCCCTCTGTTACTCAGAGAGCTGCCAGAACCAATGCAGATATCCCAAGACCAGGATCGTTTGTCCCTCCATTCCTTGTTAGTCACGG TTCTGCTGCTAGAGCTGGAAGTTCAGTTGCCTCACCAATGATACCTCCTTATCCTGGAAGCGCAGCTCGGACCCGTGACCGCGTTCAGGCTCTTCAAGCATATTTTCAGCAACCAAGTAATTCACCAGCTGTACGTGCTCCTGTTATGTCTGCTACGAGACGATCCAGCAGTCATAGAGGGATGGCTCAAGTAGGGCCAGTTGCCTCATCATCTGATCAGGCCGGTGGCTTCTACTTCTATCCTTCAGGTTCTTCAGGAAGAAACTTTCAAGAAGCAGAAAATCCTGTATCCAACAGATATTGGGAACGGGAACACTTGCCTGACTTCCCCTTGAGTCAGGTTGACAGAGATCCTATTTGGGGACCCTTTCATCACACTGGTGTTGGGTCTGATACTGGTAGCCGATCTGGCAGCTACCGCCCGAGGCATGGATCTTGGAGGATGCCATCCCAGAATCGGTCATGA